The window TTTATATATGGTTTCCTCGGCTGGTGCACAGAGGTGGGGTTCGCCGCTTTTAAAGAACACCGTTTTGTAAACAGAGGGTTCCTGAACGGCCCCATCTGCCCAATTTATGGCGTTGGCGTTACAGCCGTCATTGCTTTCCTGACTCCACTGGAAGGGAATATACTTCTTCTCTATCTTTCATCTGTTTTTCTCGTTACTTTTCTGGAAGGCGCCACTGGCTGGGCCATGGATAAGATTTTTCATAATAAGTGGTGGGATTACTCAGACCAACCCTTTAATATAGGTGGTTATGTATGCCTGATCTTTTCGCTTATCTGGGGTGTCTGCTGTGTAGCTATTATGAAATTCATCCATCCCCTGATACACAAAGGAATCGCGCTGCTGCCCCACACCCTCGGCATACTTCTTATCGCCATTTTAGGGATCGCCTTGTTAGCTGACCTCTATGTAACTGCATCCGCGATTTTCAAATTCAACAGACGTCTGGCAACTATGGAAAAAATCGCCGGTGAACTGCATGAAATCTCTGACCAAATCGGCAGCGATATATATGAAAAGGTAATCTTGGCAATGGAAAAACAAGAGACATCCAGGCAGAAGCTGGACCAGGCTGCCAGCGGGTTCCTGGATAAGACTCAGGAGGTATCAGAAGAGATACATATCAAGATTGCCGACTTAAAGGCCCGCTACCAAGAACTTGG of the Luxibacter massiliensis genome contains:
- a CDS encoding putative ABC transporter permease, coding for MDTYYFLLCFFIYGFLGWCTEVGFAAFKEHRFVNRGFLNGPICPIYGVGVTAVIAFLTPLEGNILLLYLSSVFLVTFLEGATGWAMDKIFHNKWWDYSDQPFNIGGYVCLIFSLIWGVCCVAIMKFIHPLIHKGIALLPHTLGILLIAILGIALLADLYVTASAIFKFNRRLATMEKIAGELHEISDQIGSDIYEKVILAMEKQETSRQKLDQAASGFLDKTQEVSEEIHIKIADLKARYQELGSKPSKVTLRLVKAFPKMESRKYKLQLEEFRKKLEEKIKR